The Cloeon dipterum chromosome 3, ieCloDipt1.1, whole genome shotgun sequence genome includes a region encoding these proteins:
- the LOC135938972 gene encoding melanization protease 1-like translates to MLGPCLFLGFAVFAHVAAQGSCPGGRPCVQANVCTRQMNAAGQFVNLTALPQCGFTGSRPLVCCPAETNVPLGALPSTTQRPYVTASNNQPPSSATSARPTTAYPRPQSATTTRMPTTSSQTTTSRRPAPVTGSHVGAHALLSPAPNNKSPAIYLRENVTDVRISDREQPVVSFGSTSNLPPSSSLYPGSNLVNSAHSGPINFPQKNVVQSITQPIITQPKDLMRHPNIKLLPVDRCGRNADESTERIHGTVETASLGEYPWVAQLGELRPGKNFRMMCGGSVINKRYILTAGQCIRQELTYARLGEYDIDTDPDCAGQDDCAEPTQIIKISEKIRHERYDKPYSQNDIGLVRLERSLPHHFSSYIRPICIPLKQEVDVVNNYSRIKLRTIGWGLTHSVSKPHSPILLEAELNLVTNRDCGSLQVKPLHSKIADTQICANSTYQSSTACQGDTGGPLMLLTLGYGALTEIPVYMQLGIVSHGPDECGLNAPPAIATRVSSFAEWILDNIRD, encoded by the exons ATGCTGGGACCCTGCTTGTTTCTTGGATTCGCGGTATTTGCCCACGTCG CCGCTCAGGGCAGTTGCCCAGGCGGAAGGCCTTGCGTCCAAGCCAACGTGTGCACGCGTCAGATGAACGCGGCTGGACAGTTCGTCAACCTCACAGCGCTGCCTCAATGCGGCTTCACTGGCAGCAGGCCGCTGGTCTGCTGTCCGGCCGAGACCAACGTGCCGCTCGGCGCTTTGCCTTCCACGACGCAGCGACCCTACGTGACCGCCTCCAACAACCAGCCTCCCTCGTCCGCCACCAGTGCGCGGCCAACCACCGCCTACCCCAGGCCGCAGAGCGCTACCACAACGCGTATGCCGACCACTAGTTCGCAAACCACGACGAGCAGGAGGCCAGCCCCTGT GACAGGGTCGCACGTTGGAGCCCACGCGTTGTTGTCTCCAGCGCCAAACAATAAATCACCGGCGATATACCTTCGAGAAAACGTTACCGACGTGCGCATCTCTGATCGCGAGCAGCCGGTGGTTTCATTCGGCAGCACCAGCAACCTGCCACCGTCGTCCAGTTTGTACCCTGGGTCAAACCTGGTGAACTCTGCACACAGCGGTCCTATCAATTTCCCCCAGAAAAACGTTGTGCAATCCATCACTCAACCCATTATCACGCAGCCCAAAGATTTGATGCGCCACCCCAACATCAAGCTGCTGCCAGTGGACCGATGCGGTCGCAACGCCGACGAAAGCACCGAACGCATCCACGGCACCGTGGAGACAGCTTCCCTTGGCGAGTACCCCTGGGTGGCACAGCTTGGAGAGCTTAGAccag gaaaaaatttcagaatgatGTGTGGTGGCTCAGTGATTAACAAGAGATACATCCTCACCGCAGGCCAGTGTATCAGACAGGAGCT gacaTATGCGAGACTCGGCGAATACGACATTGACACCGATCCGGACTGCGCTGGACAAGATGACTGCGCAGAACCTACCCAAATTATCAAgatttctgaaaaaatcagGCACGAGCGCTACGACAAGCCTTATTCACAAAACGATATTGGGCTTGTCAGGCTGGAAAGGTCTTTGCCTCATCACTTTTCTT CATATATCCGCCCTATTTGCATCCCCTTGAAACAAGAAGTTGATGTTGTGAATAACTATTCAAGGATAAAGCTGAGAACTATTGGATGGGGTCTCACACACTCAG tgaGCAAACCCCATTCGCCCATTTTGCTGGAGGCTGAGCTCAACTTGGTTACAAACAGAGACTGTGGTAGTTTGCAG GTGAAACCACTGCACAGTAAAATCGCAGATACACAGATCTGCGCGAATTCAACTTACCAGAGCTCAACCGCGTGCCAAGGTGACACCGGTGGACCGCTGATGCTTCTGACGCTCGGATACGGCGCTCTGACTGAGATACCCGTCTACATGCAGTTGGGAATCGTGTCGCACGGCCCAGACGAGTGTGGTTTGAATGCGCCGCCAGCCATAGCCACAAGGGTCTCCTCATTTGCTGAGTGGATCCTGGATAACATTCGGGATTAA
- the LOC135938971 gene encoding protein FAM161A-like isoform X2: MLQQFINSLHARASKRKSIVCKAPLTNPANWVLSHNALLIVRLCLFPTAATCVRSAEKRIPTSQKKTVFQRRCGNGWHCGMAASRASFYHSCLKVPVHPGTKMPSPGYERPSLMSDSPSPARGHSRSSKIMSRTSSASCPRSRASSARITRPPSADKSTDLLAGLAPVLKFYESIPDYNDLNHLDDKDFYARVRELRFLQRNYISSMRDPNSNKSVSANWKDGLQGSKCPINTSRAATPYSASSSSLRTGSPWAKIAWGQMANCKATDEVFSSTISSPLSSPQRTNKKRPPKGRRRAKNPSSRQSISRCAWQDSFELLSESEDEIIKQAAERARTKNVAWREPQFTVPKPFRMTKREEEEHLYQQLRRDLLLSPASPPTSRRTPSPVKGYEVPLTSRLPMYHAILLEQEKRRERQKRKSKARLLAKVKPFSFDLSPRRSVSPLRKNWKSLPELRELEHERPCRSVFKATPMPWQIYGIEAEIRRQEEEYLRQLRKQVRAEELLAQSCLPSSMQKYNRCRSLSPETRLSRASSAVEEHNPRKYRSPYASTSNSRTASRVSSARRASPIRNNLAAVLRIESCRRRAEREAALRLEEARQLEEVKTRAKVMRRRPAWRRMANVSARRDLALRTEVRREEERSRRDEHARHMGSMMNRVLEIPTLFERQQQEGLRYKLLEAKAKEGQRRKQHELRKHRISFSPEDEKKDDEPEFEGKDEENRRDCEEIEEELEH, translated from the exons atgcttCAGCAGTTTATTAATTCCTTGCATGCCAGAGCCtcaaagagaaaatcaatAGTTTGCAAAGCCCCCCTAACGAATCCTGCTAACTGGGTTCTATCACATAATGCGTTATTGATTGTGAGACTCTGCTTATTTCCCACTGCTGCAACGTGTGTGCGTTCTGCGGAAAAGAGGATCCCAACATCCCAAAAGAAAACTGTTTTTCAACGTCGCTGTGGCAACGGCTGGCACTGTGGGATGGCTGCCTCCAGGGCCAGCTTTTACCATTCGTGCCTAAAAGTGCCAGTGCACCCTGGCACCAAAATGCCTTCGCCCGGCTACGAGCGACCTTCTCTGATGTCTGACTCGCCCTCTCCTGCCAGAGGCCACTCCAGGTCGTCTAAAATCATGTCCAGAACGTCCTCCGCAAGCTGCCCCCGTTCTAGAGCATCTTCCGCTCGGATCACCAGACCGCCCAGTGCTGATAA GTCCACTGATTTATTGGCAGGGCTCGCGCCCGTATTAAAGTTTTATGAATCTATTCCCGACTACAATGATCTCAATCACTTGGACGACAAAGACTTCTACGCGCGGGTCAGAGAACTGCGCTTCTTGCAACGTAATTATATCAGTTCGATGAGGGATCCAAACTCGAACAAAAGCGTGTCAGCAAATTGGAAAGATGGCCTGCAG GGAAGTAAATGCCCAATCAACACAAGCAGAGCGGCAACTCCGTACAGTGCTTCAAGTTCATCTTTGCGCACAGGCAGCCCGTGGGCGAAAATCGCTTGGGGCCAGATGGCGAATTGCAAAGCCACTGATGAGGTTTTCAGTTCAACTATTTCGTCACCACTCTCTTCCCCTCAGAGAACTAACAAAAAGCGCCCCCCAAAAGGAAGGCGAAGGGCCAAAAACCCCTCCAGTAGGCagag CATCAGCAGGTGCGCCTGGCAAGACTCCTTTGAGCTCCTGTCGGAATCCGaggatgaaataataaaacaagcTGCAGAAAGAGCGCGCACAAAGAATGTGGCTTGGCGCGAGCCTCAGTTCACGGTGCCAAAACCGTTTCGAATGACCAAAAGGGAGGAGGAAGAGCACCTGTACCAGCAACTACGGCGCGACCTACTGCTGTCCCCAGCAAGCCCTCCAACCTCCAGGAGAACTCCGTCCCCTGTCAAAGGCTATGAAGTGCCTCTTACCTCTCGATTACCAATGTACCACGCGATTTTGCTTGAGCAGGAGAAGCGCCGCGAAAGACAAAAGCGGAAGAGTAAGGCCAGGTTATTGGCCAAAGTGAAACCCTTCAGCTTTGACCTTTCGCCGAGAAGGAGCGTTAGTCCTCTGCGGAAGAACTGGAAGTCACTGCCTGAATTGAGGGAGCTTGAGCACGAGCGTCCATGCAGAAGTGTGTTTAAGGCGACGCCAATGCCTTGGCAGATATATGGCATTGAGGCAGAAATCAGGCGACAAGAGGAGGAATACTTgag ACAACTGAGGAAGCAAGTCCGAGCAGAAGAACTGTTAGCGCAATCTTGTCTTCCCAGCTCGATGCAGAAGTACAACAGATGCAGGTCCTTGAGCCCTGAGACGAGATTATCAAGAGCG AGTTCAGCTGTTGAAGAGCACAACCCCAGGAAGTACAGGTCTCCTTACGCCAGCACCTCGAACAGTCGCACTGCCAGCAGAGTGTCTTCGGCCCGACGAGCATCTCCCATCAGGAACAACCTGGCTGCTGTACTAAGGATAGAGTCTTGCAG GCGGCGTGCAGAGCGCGAGGCGGCCCTCCGCCTGGAAGAAGCTCGACAGCTGGAAGAAGTGAAGACCAGAGCAAAGGTGATGCGTCGGCGGCCGGCGTGGAGGAGAATGGCCAACGTCAGCGCCAGAAGGGATTTGGCTCTGAGGACAGAGGTGCGCAGAGAGGAGGAGAGAAGCAGAAGGGACGAGCACGCTCGACACATGGGCAGCATGATGAACCgggttcttgaaattccaacGCTCTTTGAAAGGCAACAGCag gagGGGCTGCGTTACAAATTATTGGAGGCAAAAGCTAAGGAAGGTCAGCGCCGGAAACAACATGAACTGCGAAAGCATAGAATA AGCTTTTCCCCTGAGGATGAGAAAAAAGATGACGAACCAGAATTTGAGGGCAAAGACGAAGAAAATAGAAGGGATTGCGAAGAAATAGAAGAAGAGctggaacattaa
- the LOC135938971 gene encoding protein FAM161A-like isoform X1 has translation MLQQFINSLHARASKRKSIVCKAPLTNPANWVLSHNALLIVRLCLFPTAATCVRSAEKRIPTSQKKTVFQRRCGNGWHCGMAASRASFYHSCLKVPVHPGTKMPSPGYERPSLMSDSPSPARGHSRSSKIMSRTSSASCPRSRASSARITRPPSADKSTDLLAGLAPVLKFYESIPDYNDLNHLDDKDFYARVRELRFLQRNYISSMRDPNSNKSVSANWKDGLQGSKCPINTSRAATPYSASSSSLRTGSPWAKIAWGQMANCKATDEVFSSTISSPLSSPQRTNKKRPPKGRRRAKNPSSRQSISRCAWQDSFELLSESEDEIIKQAAERARTKNVAWREPQFTVPKPFRMTKREEEEHLYQQLRRDLLLSPASPPTSRRTPSPVKGYEVPLTSRLPMYHAILLEQEKRRERQKRKSKARLLAKVKPFSFDLSPRRSVSPLRKNWKSLPELRELEHERPCRSVFKATPMPWQIYGIEAEIRRQEEEYLRQLRKQVRAEELLAQSCLPSSMQKYNRCRSLSPETRLSRASSAVEEHNPRKYRSPYASTSNSRTASRVSSARRASPIRNNLAAVLRIESCSRRRAEREAALRLEEARQLEEVKTRAKVMRRRPAWRRMANVSARRDLALRTEVRREEERSRRDEHARHMGSMMNRVLEIPTLFERQQQEGLRYKLLEAKAKEGQRRKQHELRKHRISFSPEDEKKDDEPEFEGKDEENRRDCEEIEEELEH, from the exons atgcttCAGCAGTTTATTAATTCCTTGCATGCCAGAGCCtcaaagagaaaatcaatAGTTTGCAAAGCCCCCCTAACGAATCCTGCTAACTGGGTTCTATCACATAATGCGTTATTGATTGTGAGACTCTGCTTATTTCCCACTGCTGCAACGTGTGTGCGTTCTGCGGAAAAGAGGATCCCAACATCCCAAAAGAAAACTGTTTTTCAACGTCGCTGTGGCAACGGCTGGCACTGTGGGATGGCTGCCTCCAGGGCCAGCTTTTACCATTCGTGCCTAAAAGTGCCAGTGCACCCTGGCACCAAAATGCCTTCGCCCGGCTACGAGCGACCTTCTCTGATGTCTGACTCGCCCTCTCCTGCCAGAGGCCACTCCAGGTCGTCTAAAATCATGTCCAGAACGTCCTCCGCAAGCTGCCCCCGTTCTAGAGCATCTTCCGCTCGGATCACCAGACCGCCCAGTGCTGATAA GTCCACTGATTTATTGGCAGGGCTCGCGCCCGTATTAAAGTTTTATGAATCTATTCCCGACTACAATGATCTCAATCACTTGGACGACAAAGACTTCTACGCGCGGGTCAGAGAACTGCGCTTCTTGCAACGTAATTATATCAGTTCGATGAGGGATCCAAACTCGAACAAAAGCGTGTCAGCAAATTGGAAAGATGGCCTGCAG GGAAGTAAATGCCCAATCAACACAAGCAGAGCGGCAACTCCGTACAGTGCTTCAAGTTCATCTTTGCGCACAGGCAGCCCGTGGGCGAAAATCGCTTGGGGCCAGATGGCGAATTGCAAAGCCACTGATGAGGTTTTCAGTTCAACTATTTCGTCACCACTCTCTTCCCCTCAGAGAACTAACAAAAAGCGCCCCCCAAAAGGAAGGCGAAGGGCCAAAAACCCCTCCAGTAGGCagag CATCAGCAGGTGCGCCTGGCAAGACTCCTTTGAGCTCCTGTCGGAATCCGaggatgaaataataaaacaagcTGCAGAAAGAGCGCGCACAAAGAATGTGGCTTGGCGCGAGCCTCAGTTCACGGTGCCAAAACCGTTTCGAATGACCAAAAGGGAGGAGGAAGAGCACCTGTACCAGCAACTACGGCGCGACCTACTGCTGTCCCCAGCAAGCCCTCCAACCTCCAGGAGAACTCCGTCCCCTGTCAAAGGCTATGAAGTGCCTCTTACCTCTCGATTACCAATGTACCACGCGATTTTGCTTGAGCAGGAGAAGCGCCGCGAAAGACAAAAGCGGAAGAGTAAGGCCAGGTTATTGGCCAAAGTGAAACCCTTCAGCTTTGACCTTTCGCCGAGAAGGAGCGTTAGTCCTCTGCGGAAGAACTGGAAGTCACTGCCTGAATTGAGGGAGCTTGAGCACGAGCGTCCATGCAGAAGTGTGTTTAAGGCGACGCCAATGCCTTGGCAGATATATGGCATTGAGGCAGAAATCAGGCGACAAGAGGAGGAATACTTgag ACAACTGAGGAAGCAAGTCCGAGCAGAAGAACTGTTAGCGCAATCTTGTCTTCCCAGCTCGATGCAGAAGTACAACAGATGCAGGTCCTTGAGCCCTGAGACGAGATTATCAAGAGCG AGTTCAGCTGTTGAAGAGCACAACCCCAGGAAGTACAGGTCTCCTTACGCCAGCACCTCGAACAGTCGCACTGCCAGCAGAGTGTCTTCGGCCCGACGAGCATCTCCCATCAGGAACAACCTGGCTGCTGTACTAAGGATAGAGTCTTGCAG CAGGCGGCGTGCAGAGCGCGAGGCGGCCCTCCGCCTGGAAGAAGCTCGACAGCTGGAAGAAGTGAAGACCAGAGCAAAGGTGATGCGTCGGCGGCCGGCGTGGAGGAGAATGGCCAACGTCAGCGCCAGAAGGGATTTGGCTCTGAGGACAGAGGTGCGCAGAGAGGAGGAGAGAAGCAGAAGGGACGAGCACGCTCGACACATGGGCAGCATGATGAACCgggttcttgaaattccaacGCTCTTTGAAAGGCAACAGCag gagGGGCTGCGTTACAAATTATTGGAGGCAAAAGCTAAGGAAGGTCAGCGCCGGAAACAACATGAACTGCGAAAGCATAGAATA AGCTTTTCCCCTGAGGATGAGAAAAAAGATGACGAACCAGAATTTGAGGGCAAAGACGAAGAAAATAGAAGGGATTGCGAAGAAATAGAAGAAGAGctggaacattaa